One Ignavibacteriales bacterium genomic region harbors:
- a CDS encoding YfhO family protein produces MTIDKYIKRETLFAVTLICLLVITAFWQLATMRGFIITDDIFTSDIMNEGFPYRYSMSESIKAGHLPLWVPEIYSGFPLLARAEAGIAYPINLILFGLLSPWIALNLVLLLTIITAGISTYLYAKEIGSSFTGAVVAGIAFGFSGYLLSHLKHLSNVNAACWLPLGLYLIERAIKSKDNRMLLFFGIIFGFQHLSGHTQVAYYSGVLYIFYFIFRSLSVVDSGKNILSVFQKWKQLTLGKQSWLFAGMLALGSLLAAIQLIPTYELVFLSQRSGGVTFEYASNYAFDPKNLGMFIYPYINGDIGEGTYTGKSIFWEDFGYVGIVTLLFALHAIFRNWKKWHVKFFTIAGLISIILVLGPNSPVYEFVFNYVPGMKFFRFPTRFLLITDLSLVVLASIGIPHFVKYYFIKNKSAKANVSQNIIHHPVEVLIILLCVADLFYFQLRQNPIVNADKWLTVPKSVEYLKRDTSLYRYFSVGANQAHIKTFQDAKGWEGDLQPFIDQREYIQPSSNVLYGISAANGYANLTPNYVVDIWGDQNRAGILNKTASIDGDVFRPSPVFWRLMDMYNVKYISSLWQIETNSNVEDIGKFGDAFFYKNNGSMSRAYLVSKTTTVRSEEHALQLIASIQFNPRKEVILFDNPVGFIPTESVSGTVDIKLYSPNEIIMKVSSLQDAFLVFSDSYYPGWKAYIDETESKIYRANVTQRSIAVPKGNHIVKFIFEPRTVQVGFWISTSSIIIFGFLFFQFNRKRKNEKNA; encoded by the coding sequence ATGACGATCGATAAATATATAAAAAGAGAAACACTTTTCGCTGTTACCCTCATTTGTTTACTTGTGATTACGGCGTTTTGGCAATTAGCTACTATGCGTGGTTTTATCATCACAGACGATATTTTCACAAGCGATATCATGAATGAAGGGTTCCCGTATCGCTATTCAATGAGCGAATCAATAAAAGCGGGGCATCTTCCACTTTGGGTTCCGGAAATTTACAGCGGTTTCCCGCTGCTTGCTCGTGCTGAAGCTGGAATCGCTTATCCAATTAATTTGATATTATTCGGATTGCTATCTCCATGGATTGCGTTAAATCTCGTTTTGTTGCTTACAATTATTACAGCCGGTATTTCAACTTATCTTTATGCGAAAGAAATTGGATCAAGTTTCACCGGTGCTGTTGTTGCGGGCATCGCTTTTGGTTTTAGCGGCTATCTTTTATCGCATCTGAAGCATCTGAGCAATGTCAACGCCGCGTGCTGGTTGCCGTTAGGACTTTACCTTATTGAACGCGCGATTAAATCGAAAGACAACCGAATGCTTTTATTCTTTGGTATCATCTTCGGTTTTCAACATTTATCGGGCCATACTCAGGTCGCGTATTATTCCGGTGTGTTGTATATATTTTATTTCATTTTCAGATCGCTTTCAGTTGTTGACTCAGGAAAAAATATTTTATCAGTTTTTCAAAAATGGAAACAACTCACCTTGGGTAAACAAAGCTGGCTATTCGCCGGAATGCTTGCGCTCGGTTCGCTCCTTGCTGCCATTCAATTAATTCCGACTTATGAATTAGTCTTCCTTTCGCAAAGATCGGGTGGGGTTACTTTCGAGTATGCATCTAACTACGCTTTCGATCCAAAGAATTTGGGAATGTTTATCTACCCTTATATAAATGGTGATATAGGGGAAGGAACTTATACAGGGAAAAGTATTTTTTGGGAAGATTTCGGTTATGTTGGAATAGTTACATTACTATTCGCGCTTCATGCAATATTTCGTAACTGGAAGAAATGGCATGTAAAGTTTTTTACAATCGCCGGATTGATCTCGATTATTCTTGTCTTAGGACCAAACAGCCCTGTATATGAATTTGTTTTTAATTATGTGCCGGGAATGAAATTCTTCAGATTCCCGACTCGATTTCTATTGATAACCGATCTATCTCTGGTAGTACTTGCCTCTATCGGTATTCCGCACTTCGTTAAATATTATTTTATCAAAAATAAATCTGCAAAAGCTAATGTTTCTCAAAATATTATTCATCATCCTGTTGAGGTATTGATAATATTACTGTGCGTCGCCGATCTGTTCTATTTTCAACTTCGCCAAAATCCGATTGTTAATGCGGATAAATGGTTGACAGTTCCGAAATCAGTTGAATATCTCAAACGCGACACAAGTTTGTACAGATATTTTTCTGTCGGAGCGAATCAAGCGCACATAAAAACATTTCAGGACGCAAAAGGGTGGGAGGGAGATTTACAGCCATTCATCGATCAGCGTGAATATATTCAGCCGAGCAGTAATGTACTTTATGGAATTTCTGCAGCAAATGGATACGCGAATTTGACACCGAATTACGTCGTGGATATTTGGGGTGATCAGAACCGTGCCGGTATTTTAAATAAAACCGCATCGATTGATGGAGATGTTTTTAGACCATCTCCTGTATTTTGGCGATTGATGGATATGTATAATGTTAAATATATCAGTTCATTGTGGCAAATCGAAACAAATTCAAATGTTGAAGATATTGGAAAGTTTGGCGATGCTTTTTTTTATAAGAATAATGGATCAATGTCGCGGGCTTATTTAGTTAGTAAAACAACTACAGTCCGGAGCGAAGAGCATGCCTTGCAATTGATTGCCTCAATCCAGTTCAATCCACGGAAGGAAGTAATTCTTTTTGATAATCCGGTAGGATTTATACCAACTGAAAGTGTTAGCGGAACCGTTGATATCAAACTATATTCACCAAATGAAATAATCATGAAAGTTTCATCTTTACAGGATGCGTTTCTGGTTTTTTCAGATTCATATTATCCCGGTTGGAAAGCTTACATAGATGAAACAGAATCGAAAATATATCGCGCAAACGTCACTCAACGATCAATTGCGGTACCAAAAGGAAATCATATCGTAAAATTTATATTTGAACCACGAACCGTTCAAGTCGGATTCTGGATATCGACTTCTAGTATAATCATCTTTGGATTTTTATTTTTTCAATTTAATAGAAAGAGAAAAAATGAAAAGAATGCTTAG
- a CDS encoding Ig-like domain-containing protein — MRVLQKIILNSLLLLSTFTIFNCAGIDSPSGGPPDKNPPTILKTYPKPGELNYNGKRFSFSFNKYINRRSLEESFFVSPPIGDLEFEWDGKDLEVVFQESLRPNTTYIITLGTDLTDIRGNKLLQSYTVPFSSSDKIDSASIAGIVNDDKPEGIMIFAYPLELISPDTLNPAKIKPVYVTQTGKNGSFVLPFLKIGSYRIFAIRDEYKNLLYDAGIDQYGVTVNDISLSDSIKNIEGIQFKMAMEDTTPPFLSSVRAIDDSHILLRLSESIDWHTVDVQNVSIEDTLSKTKLDVLDLSFVDEDNKDAQVVTKKQDVGRNFRVWLSGWKDESGNAMLPPLNTGEFASEMLVDTSIPKIDLKNIKNRNVNYPVDDSIKVTFNEPIIKHKFEKGFQIVDSTGTLVDGKFMWEHSAKASFIPTTLLFKGMKYTIKCVLDSIEDYSGNSQRDSVIKLPFQTVEDRSLSGLKGTVFDERTAGSGRIHINVSNVSKKDIKSKNSVLESSGSFSFDNLFEGKYIINLFRDSNGDGKFTYGKIYPYVPAERYTIYPDTLKLRARWPLEGISLKLK; from the coding sequence ATGAGAGTATTGCAAAAAATCATATTAAACAGTTTGCTGCTGCTATCGACCTTCACAATTTTTAATTGTGCCGGTATAGATTCTCCTTCCGGTGGTCCACCAGATAAAAATCCACCGACTATTTTAAAGACTTATCCAAAACCGGGCGAGCTTAATTATAACGGCAAACGGTTTTCTTTTTCATTCAACAAATATATCAACCGACGGTCTCTTGAAGAATCGTTTTTTGTTTCACCCCCAATCGGTGATCTTGAATTCGAGTGGGATGGAAAAGATCTTGAAGTCGTATTCCAGGAATCGCTTCGCCCAAACACGACTTATATAATCACTCTTGGCACCGATCTAACAGATATAAGGGGGAACAAACTTCTTCAATCGTATACGGTTCCGTTTTCATCGAGCGATAAAATTGATTCGGCATCTATCGCGGGTATTGTTAATGATGACAAACCTGAAGGTATAATGATTTTCGCTTATCCTCTTGAGCTAATTTCACCAGATACTTTAAATCCTGCAAAGATAAAACCTGTTTATGTAACACAAACCGGTAAAAATGGATCGTTCGTTTTACCGTTCCTGAAGATTGGAAGTTATCGCATCTTCGCGATTCGGGATGAATACAAAAATTTACTTTACGATGCAGGGATAGATCAATACGGTGTTACCGTCAATGATATAAGTCTGTCGGATTCGATTAAAAATATCGAAGGTATTCAATTCAAAATGGCAATGGAAGATACAACTCCACCGTTTCTTTCAAGTGTGCGCGCCATCGATGATTCACATATTCTTTTGCGGCTTAGTGAATCAATTGATTGGCATACTGTTGATGTTCAAAATGTGTCTATTGAAGATACTTTGTCGAAAACAAAACTTGATGTCCTGGATTTATCATTTGTGGATGAAGATAATAAAGATGCACAAGTTGTTACTAAGAAACAGGATGTAGGAAGGAATTTTCGGGTATGGTTATCAGGGTGGAAGGATGAATCGGGGAATGCGATGCTTCCACCTCTCAATACTGGTGAATTTGCATCTGAAATGTTGGTAGATACTTCTATTCCAAAAATTGATTTAAAAAATATTAAAAATAGAAACGTCAATTATCCGGTAGACGACAGTATAAAAGTAACTTTCAATGAGCCAATCATTAAACATAAATTTGAGAAAGGTTTTCAGATAGTTGATTCGACAGGTACTTTAGTAGATGGAAAATTCATGTGGGAACATTCTGCTAAAGCTTCATTCATTCCAACCACTTTGTTGTTTAAAGGAATGAAATATACGATTAAGTGTGTGTTGGATTCCATTGAGGATTATTCCGGAAATTCACAGCGAGATTCGGTAATAAAACTACCGTTTCAAACTGTAGAAGATAGGTCGTTGAGTGGATTAAAGGGAACTGTGTTCGATGAGCGAACGGCCGGGTCAGGCAGAATACATATAAATGTTTCGAATGTATCGAAGAAAGATATCAAATCAAAAAATTCAGTTCTTGAATCCTCCGGATCATTTTCGTTTGATAATCTTTTCGAAGGAAAATATATTATTAATCTGTTTCGTGATTCAAACGGAGATGGGAAATTCACTTACGGTAAAATTTATCCATATGTTCCGGCTGAGCGGTATACGATATATCCTGATACTCTAAAGCTTAGAGCACGATGGCCGCTTGAAGGTATCTCGTTAAAATTGAAGTAA
- the tsaD gene encoding tRNA (adenosine(37)-N6)-threonylcarbamoyltransferase complex transferase subunit TsaD translates to MIILGIESSCDETSAAVLADGKLKSNIISSQLIHQQYGGIVPELASRAHQRLIVPVVEQALTVAQIKKEQLNAVAVTHGPGLMGALLVGMSFAKSLAYGLKIPLVGINHMEAHMYSNFIDDPKPSFPFLCLIVSGGHTQLVYVRKPLQHELLGETLDDAAGEAYDKVGKMLGLGFPGGPVIDKLAKEGNPNFVKFPRSYLDPGKYDFSFSGIKTSVLYWLRDHGYRNNENIKPIQKQELADLCASFQTAVVDVLVRKTIQAANDLGVRDIAVAGGVSANSELRARLKSVSEENGFKLFIPAFEYCTDNGAMIAQLGKMKLELGFQSDFSLNAIPNLNISIHPV, encoded by the coding sequence ATGATTATTTTAGGTATAGAATCTTCCTGCGATGAAACTTCCGCTGCTGTGTTGGCTGACGGAAAATTGAAATCGAATATAATTTCGTCACAACTTATTCACCAACAATATGGCGGAATTGTCCCGGAGTTGGCATCCCGCGCTCACCAACGGCTGATTGTTCCGGTTGTTGAGCAAGCATTAACTGTTGCTCAAATCAAAAAAGAACAACTCAATGCCGTCGCTGTTACACACGGACCCGGCTTGATGGGTGCGCTACTTGTTGGAATGAGCTTTGCAAAATCTCTCGCTTACGGTTTGAAGATACCCCTCGTTGGTATCAATCACATGGAAGCACACATGTACTCGAATTTTATCGATGATCCGAAACCATCGTTTCCATTTCTTTGTCTTATAGTCTCAGGCGGGCATACACAACTTGTTTATGTCCGCAAACCGCTTCAGCATGAATTGTTAGGCGAAACACTTGACGATGCGGCTGGTGAAGCGTATGATAAAGTGGGCAAAATGTTGGGACTTGGTTTCCCGGGAGGACCGGTCATAGATAAATTAGCGAAAGAAGGGAATCCAAATTTTGTAAAATTCCCGCGCTCTTATCTCGATCCAGGAAAATATGATTTCAGTTTCAGCGGAATAAAAACTTCTGTACTTTACTGGCTTCGCGATCATGGATATCGGAACAATGAAAATATAAAACCAATTCAAAAGCAAGAACTCGCCGATCTTTGCGCAAGTTTTCAGACGGCGGTGGTTGATGTGCTGGTTCGGAAAACAATTCAGGCGGCAAACGATCTTGGCGTTCGGGATATAGCAGTGGCAGGAGGTGTATCGGCAAACTCTGAGTTGCGTGCACGTTTAAAATCAGTTTCCGAAGAAAATGGTTTTAAATTATTTATTCCCGCTTTTGAATATTGCACTGATAATGGAGCCATGATAGCCCAGCTTGGAAAAATGAAACTTGAACTCGGATTCCAATCAGATTTTTCTTTGAACGCAATTCCAAATTTAAATATCAGCATTCATCCTGTTTGA
- a CDS encoding ABC transporter ATP-binding protein: MNIVSVKNVFKSYWRDSLEIPVLHDISFEVPEGEFLGLMGPSGSGKTTLLNLIAGIDQPSKGSLVVAGTDVAKLSESQLAKWRAQHVGFVFQFYNLLPVLTAFENVELPLLLSKLSKKERKEHVEFTLKVVGLEDRMNHYPKQLSGGQEQRVAIARAIVSDPTLLIADEPTGDLDKTSAEEILNLLVQLNTQFKKTIVMVTHDPRAAERAHVIKHLDKGELT; this comes from the coding sequence ATGAATATTGTATCTGTTAAAAATGTTTTTAAGTCGTACTGGAGAGATTCTTTAGAAATCCCGGTGCTTCATGATATTTCCTTTGAGGTTCCCGAAGGAGAATTTTTAGGTTTGATGGGACCATCGGGTTCAGGCAAGACAACCCTGCTAAATTTGATAGCGGGAATAGATCAGCCATCAAAAGGTTCTTTAGTTGTAGCAGGTACCGATGTAGCAAAACTAAGCGAATCACAATTAGCAAAATGGCGGGCTCAACATGTCGGATTCGTTTTCCAATTTTATAATCTTCTCCCCGTATTAACCGCCTTTGAAAACGTTGAGCTTCCTCTTCTCCTTTCCAAACTTTCTAAAAAAGAGAGGAAAGAACATGTCGAATTTACATTAAAAGTCGTGGGGCTGGAAGATAGGATGAATCATTATCCAAAACAATTATCGGGCGGACAAGAACAGCGTGTTGCGATCGCACGCGCGATCGTTTCAGATCCGACACTTTTAATCGCTGATGAACCTACCGGCGATTTGGATAAAACCTCCGCAGAAGAAATATTAAATCTTCTCGTGCAGTTGAATACCCAGTTCAAAAAAACCATAGTCATGGTAACCCATGATCCGCGCGCTGCCGAACGGGCTCACGTGATAAAGCATCTCGATAAAGGCGAGTTAACCTAA
- a CDS encoding SPOR domain-containing protein codes for MKNQINNFAFLLNGLFLLFSLIIGCKSPEATRKGMDPNNEFNSFLQKYEKTFQPTEYNDEVDFILQEDKKERDIIEAARVLKIAPPETIPGFRAQVIFTSEIEEANRVRDSLLNMLSDEWTYIVYETPYYKVRVGNFIERASANMLVKKLSTIGYKDAWVVPDRIIKNPPNRIPDSFIQPDLQPVPKN; via the coding sequence TTGAAAAACCAAATAAATAATTTCGCCTTCTTATTAAACGGACTTTTCCTCTTATTTTCGTTAATCATCGGATGTAAATCTCCCGAAGCTACACGTAAAGGGATGGATCCCAATAACGAATTTAACTCGTTCTTACAAAAATACGAGAAAACTTTTCAACCGACTGAATACAATGATGAAGTTGATTTTATTCTTCAGGAAGATAAGAAAGAACGTGATATCATTGAAGCCGCTCGTGTCCTAAAAATAGCACCACCCGAAACAATACCCGGATTCCGCGCGCAGGTAATTTTCACATCAGAAATTGAAGAAGCAAACCGTGTTCGCGATTCACTTCTAAATATGCTGAGCGATGAATGGACGTATATCGTTTACGAAACGCCTTATTACAAGGTGCGGGTGGGTAATTTTATTGAGCGTGCCAGCGCAAATATGCTGGTAAAGAAATTAAGTACCATCGGTTACAAAGATGCCTGGGTTGTACCTGATAGAATAATAAAAAATCCACCCAACAGAATACCGGACTCTTTCATACAACCTGATCTCCAGCCGGTCCCAAAAAATTAA
- a CDS encoding efflux RND transporter periplasmic adaptor subunit — protein sequence MTENQLDLSKLKIKREEEKQSGPHEPPHKPHFAYFMYFVGVIFLGIAIYYAVRNIFVEDPIVEITTVSYISPAQADAILTASGYVVAQRKAAIASKATGRLVYLGFKEGDKVKEGQIIARIESADVEAALTQAKAEYDVAQADKVEAEQSYERAKKLLDQHLISQAEFDIAKSRFDRVTASIASRSAAVKAAEVQMENTRIRAPFDGTILTKNADIGEVVAPFAAGASSRVAVVTIADMNSLEVEADVSESNIERIQSELPCEITLDAYPDKRYRGVVDKIVPTADRAKATVMTKIRFVEKDSRVLPEMSAKVHFLKNKSKNSINITPMIAVDPAVITKRKDEIVAFVLKGQIIQEVTVVTGNKIGSLIEVKSGLNPGDKVILHPNEKLQSGASVKLRE from the coding sequence ATGACTGAAAACCAACTTGATTTATCAAAATTAAAGATTAAACGTGAGGAAGAAAAACAATCCGGACCGCATGAACCTCCTCATAAACCGCACTTCGCGTATTTCATGTATTTCGTTGGAGTAATATTTTTGGGGATAGCAATTTATTATGCTGTCAGAAATATTTTTGTGGAAGATCCGATCGTTGAGATTACAACTGTCTCGTACATATCACCTGCACAGGCAGATGCAATATTGACAGCAAGCGGATATGTAGTTGCACAGCGTAAAGCAGCCATTGCATCCAAAGCAACAGGCCGGCTTGTTTACTTAGGTTTTAAAGAAGGAGATAAAGTAAAAGAGGGGCAAATCATCGCTCGAATTGAAAGCGCTGATGTTGAAGCCGCGCTCACTCAAGCCAAAGCCGAGTATGACGTGGCGCAGGCAGATAAGGTTGAAGCTGAGCAATCGTACGAGCGAGCGAAAAAGTTATTAGACCAGCATTTAATTTCTCAAGCTGAATTTGATATCGCAAAATCGCGTTTCGATCGGGTAACTGCATCAATCGCGTCGCGTAGTGCTGCGGTTAAAGCGGCAGAGGTACAAATGGAGAATACACGCATTCGTGCACCGTTTGATGGAACAATTTTAACTAAGAACGCCGACATCGGAGAGGTGGTTGCTCCTTTTGCCGCAGGCGCAAGTTCGCGGGTTGCCGTAGTAACGATTGCCGATATGAACTCACTCGAAGTTGAAGCAGACGTTTCAGAATCAAACATCGAAAGAATCCAGAGTGAATTACCTTGCGAGATCACACTTGATGCGTATCCCGACAAACGTTATCGTGGTGTGGTGGATAAGATTGTCCCTACAGCAGATAGAGCAAAAGCAACGGTTATGACAAAAATAAGATTTGTTGAAAAAGATAGTCGTGTATTACCGGAGATGAGCGCCAAGGTTCACTTCTTAAAGAATAAATCAAAGAATAGCATAAATATAACCCCAATGATCGCTGTTGATCCGGCCGTAATAACAAAGCGGAAGGATGAAATTGTTGCGTTTGTTCTGAAAGGACAGATAATTCAGGAAGTCACCGTTGTAACCGGCAATAAAATTGGATCTTTGATTGAAGTAAAATCTGGTTTGAATCCGGGCGATAAAGTTATATTACATCCGAATGAAAAACTGCAATCAGGCGCAAGCGTGAAACTTAGAGAATGA
- the deoC gene encoding deoxyribose-phosphate aldolase, translating to MRQSEIDKIIQNILGERPGVACSNGICTDGLCVVHNRDGVNNIVKNGAERVSASIGIEAAGGIETDLAKMIDHTLLKPEATKEQVTELCNEAKKYSFASVCVNPSFVPICAKLLRDTPVKVCTVIGFPLGATSSAAKAFETHQALRDGAREIDMVINIGMLKSKDYDYIENDIFGVVMTARRYGALVKVIIETGLLTDEEKIKACLLAKRAGADFVKTSTGFAKGGATAGDIALMRKVVGSAMGVKASGGVRTREEALAMVASGADRIGASASVKIVSGESDSKEKSQSY from the coding sequence ATGCGCCAGAGCGAAATAGATAAGATTATTCAAAATATTCTTGGTGAAAGGCCCGGAGTTGCTTGCAGCAATGGTATCTGCACAGATGGTTTATGCGTGGTTCATAACCGTGATGGAGTCAATAATATTGTTAAGAATGGCGCTGAACGTGTTTCTGCATCAATCGGGATTGAAGCTGCCGGTGGCATTGAAACCGATTTAGCAAAGATGATTGACCATACATTGTTGAAGCCTGAAGCGACTAAAGAACAGGTAACCGAACTTTGCAACGAAGCGAAAAAATATTCTTTCGCGTCTGTCTGTGTTAATCCAAGCTTTGTCCCGATATGCGCGAAACTTCTACGTGATACACCTGTAAAAGTGTGCACAGTTATTGGTTTTCCACTCGGCGCAACTTCATCTGCCGCCAAAGCATTTGAAACTCATCAAGCTCTTCGCGATGGCGCCCGCGAGATTGACATGGTAATTAACATCGGTATGTTAAAATCAAAAGATTATGATTATATTGAGAACGATATTTTCGGTGTAGTGATGACTGCCCGCCGATATGGCGCCCTCGTAAAAGTTATCATCGAAACCGGATTGTTGACTGATGAAGAAAAAATTAAAGCGTGCTTACTGGCAAAACGTGCCGGTGCTGACTTTGTAAAAACCTCTACCGGATTTGCTAAAGGCGGCGCAACCGCAGGTGATATTGCCTTGATGCGGAAAGTAGTCGGATCTGCGATGGGTGTGAAAGCTTCAGGCGGCGTTCGTACTCGAGAAGAAGCACTTGCGATGGTTGCAAGCGGTGCCGATAGAATAGGCGCAAGCGCAAGTGTTAAAATTGTCAGCGGTGAAAGTGATTCTAAAGAAAAATCTCAATCATACTAA
- the mltG gene encoding endolytic transglycosylase MltG, producing MKRMLRIIVTVGIVGIILFAYGVLWAPNNFDGDKILKVSKGQTFSDVADSLKEAGIIRSVFLFKIAGKLTASTTKLQIGKYRFKSGASNLSIIDNVQNGRTAETITVLIREGLRSTTQAQIFSQKLGIDSSTFMELVEDKSFAKSLGIDAHNLIGYMMPKTYKFYWQTDEEDIIRTLVQEFWKELDSSMIRQMNRRKMTMNEVLTMASIIELETAIDTERAIVAGVYYNRLQKRMRLQADPTVQFALGGTPHRLRYSDLDYDSPYNTYKNYGLPPGPINNPGKNSILAALYPSRHKYLYFVATGEGGHRFTSSFSEHQKAIKEYRRTREERKAAQELD from the coding sequence ATGAAAAGAATGCTTAGAATTATTGTTACTGTTGGGATTGTTGGCATCATATTATTCGCTTATGGAGTGTTATGGGCACCGAATAATTTCGATGGCGATAAAATATTGAAAGTTTCAAAAGGACAAACATTCAGCGATGTTGCAGATTCGCTGAAGGAGGCGGGAATAATTCGAAGCGTGTTTCTATTTAAGATAGCGGGGAAATTAACGGCGTCCACAACAAAACTTCAGATCGGAAAATATCGATTTAAAAGTGGAGCATCAAATCTATCGATCATTGATAATGTTCAAAACGGCAGAACCGCTGAAACGATAACAGTGCTAATTCGTGAAGGACTCCGCTCGACTACACAAGCGCAAATATTCTCACAAAAATTAGGAATAGATTCAAGCACGTTCATGGAATTGGTGGAGGATAAATCTTTTGCAAAATCTTTGGGAATTGACGCTCATAACTTAATCGGTTATATGATGCCGAAGACCTATAAATTTTACTGGCAAACGGATGAGGAAGATATTATCCGTACGCTTGTTCAGGAGTTTTGGAAAGAGTTAGATAGCTCCATGATTCGTCAAATGAACCGAAGGAAGATGACGATGAACGAGGTTCTCACAATGGCTTCAATCATAGAACTCGAAACAGCAATCGATACCGAGCGGGCTATTGTTGCCGGAGTTTATTACAACCGATTGCAAAAAAGAATGCGTCTGCAGGCAGATCCGACAGTGCAATTCGCACTTGGTGGAACTCCGCACCGGTTGCGTTACAGCGATTTGGATTATGATTCTCCGTATAACACATATAAAAATTATGGTTTACCACCGGGTCCGATTAATAATCCCGGTAAAAATTCAATACTCGCGGCGCTTTATCCTTCCAGACACAAATATTTATATTTTGTTGCAACAGGTGAAGGTGGACATAGATTTACATCCTCATTCAGCGAACACCAAAAAGCGATTAAAGAGTACAGGAGAACCAGGGAAGAGCGAAAAGCTGCTCAAGAACTTGATTGA
- a CDS encoding SPOR domain-containing protein → MCISLIGCSGSEQSEKDEMPPPPPVTQEPVKKQAEPSPVVKQVDTLKVEVKDIDKPKFEPAPINPENKFERGNYSIQLGAYKMPDNADRIAAITKERFNMNVYTSFDTTDELYKVYLGDFETKDAARTFRDVISFKYPEDYKGAWVFEKPNK, encoded by the coding sequence ATGTGCATCTCATTAATCGGTTGCTCAGGATCGGAACAATCTGAAAAAGATGAAATGCCTCCCCCACCACCCGTGACTCAAGAACCGGTAAAAAAGCAAGCAGAACCATCACCTGTGGTAAAACAAGTTGACACCTTGAAGGTTGAAGTGAAAGATATAGATAAGCCAAAATTCGAACCTGCACCGATTAATCCTGAGAATAAATTTGAGCGTGGCAATTATTCCATCCAACTCGGCGCCTACAAAATGCCCGACAATGCAGACCGTATTGCAGCAATCACCAAAGAACGTTTTAATATGAATGTTTATACCTCATTTGACACAACCGATGAGCTTTATAAAGTTTATCTCGGTGATTTTGAAACTAAGGATGCCGCCAGAACATTCCGCGATGTCATATCATTTAAATATCCTGAAGATTATAAAGGTGCCTGGGTCTTTGAAAAACCAAATAAATAA
- a CDS encoding 2-dehydropantoate 2-reductase, with protein MRIAIIGTGGVGGYLGAKLWKSGNDVTFIARGEHLIAMQQNGLRLESPEGSINVKSTFTNILTGFVPFDLIIIGVKSLDTKEAAKLALPVLHDNTIVLSIQNGVENESILADSLGKKYIIPGVAYIISTIASPGVILHEGGTGKFKFGESNSLVSDRCMLLKHLFDNAGINGEPTDNIEKALWWKWIFICGIGGMTAFTKKPIGDILADTALTSMLKDVVHEAATIGRAKRMDEFTDIEEKVFAHYQRLPFATTSSMYYDVTHGKRVEVEALNGAAVRFGKELQISTPQNEIIYISLKQLSQSSS; from the coding sequence ATGAGAATCGCAATCATAGGCACAGGCGGAGTTGGCGGATATCTCGGCGCCAAACTCTGGAAATCAGGCAACGATGTTACATTCATTGCTCGCGGAGAACATCTGATCGCTATGCAACAGAACGGCTTGCGGTTAGAAAGTCCGGAAGGCAGCATCAATGTTAAATCAACATTCACCAATATTCTCACTGGGTTCGTACCATTCGATTTAATTATCATAGGAGTTAAATCTTTAGACACAAAAGAAGCAGCTAAACTCGCGCTCCCTGTTTTGCACGATAATACGATTGTTCTTAGCATTCAAAATGGAGTTGAGAACGAGAGTATTCTTGCAGATTCACTTGGTAAAAAGTATATCATACCGGGTGTTGCTTATATTATAAGCACAATAGCTTCACCCGGAGTTATTCTTCATGAAGGTGGTACAGGCAAATTTAAATTTGGAGAATCAAATAGCTTGGTAAGCGACCGTTGTATGTTATTAAAACATCTGTTCGATAATGCCGGAATCAATGGCGAGCCGACAGATAATATCGAGAAAGCTCTCTGGTGGAAATGGATATTTATTTGCGGTATTGGAGGCATGACGGCTTTTACAAAAAAACCGATCGGGGATATTCTTGCCGATACTGCATTGACTTCGATGTTGAAGGATGTTGTACACGAAGCCGCAACAATTGGACGTGCAAAACGGATGGATGAATTTACAGATATTGAAGAGAAGGTGTTCGCGCATTATCAAAGATTGCCATTCGCGACTACCTCATCTATGTACTACGATGTTACACATGGTAAAAGAGTTGAAGTTGAAGCACTCAACGGTGCGGCGGTACGTTTCGGAAAAGAATTACAAATCTCAACACCACAGAATGAAATAATATACATTTCGCTCAAACAATTATCTCAATCAAGTTCTTGA